One genomic region from Paramormyrops kingsleyae isolate MSU_618 chromosome 24, PKINGS_0.4, whole genome shotgun sequence encodes:
- the LOC140582145 gene encoding uncharacterized protein encodes MPRTKASKRSAAAKKRLMDRRRAADSFDVAMTDDGVMSFPPYRNTKKITTVTFPTSHDQQPEQAVQPRPDSVMAMTDGARTVRGSFHQGHPRFGVNSNKQCVANSLIAIVMCKVKNVLTWSVTDIDQVLLNGDDLYTTIRDAGRIRDASGYLFVRDLPTEYTLNGDKFEINYHDDMFVGLFGVSEYGDMCNILMSADQAQHPDGNSSVTSLNQSTSMSDHPDGNSSMTRVQQFASMSESQYGVVRPNVTDDAEPEVNMHVGNEGRDTECCATRCSEINTPSEMASSRRKLETEKRRYDVSDVYREQQLARKMKRYHDDDDYRDRVKQSVKSRNIEKRTKEKDNRKDINYVIEQFRQKISKGPEYICSVCHRMLFKHQVLICKKDEYFKKSQAIAVVASQCITETYLHNCVDMCSDDCSSVIGPRGSLWICHTCHRKILDGKLPAESVANNLALDPVPVELQGLNSLEQHLIAMHIPFMRIVSLPKGGQNGVHGPVTCVPSSVPNVAEVLPRVNNDDLMIRVKLKRKLTYKGHYKYEFVHPEKIKKALLYLTENNKFYSNVEFNDDWINPLQKTKEMPGDVSDIHANEDCNENNIEDEEMDETLHDRQQHGMYMDTCLQPVDIAQEILDQHFDGIMSMAPAEGNNPVRLLTDESNEAKCFPVLFPKGTGTFHDRKKEKLTLCRYLNTRILNADGRFGKNLDYIFYGQYLSELQQVVSNVSIAVRKGYDARDKCPVTSETLTNKESLQKMFNFDEGYKFLRPIRGTPVFWQSVQKDLFAMVRQLGIPTWFCSFSSADLRWTELMTVIFKQDGIDASSAELDWSERCALLKNNPVTAARMFDYRFHCFLKDVIMSEAQPIGKIVDYFYRIEFQQRGSPHTHCLFWVEDAPKVGKDDEDEVSAFIDQYVTCEMPVGDDEMHEIVCSVQQHSKRHSKTCKKKGKTCRFNFPRPPSNRTFVSSCKVGDGETDRQPLKKEVADAIMKKVKDAVLNPEANYDSVDSLFSTIGISQEMFEAAYSRITKKTTIVLKRRPCEVWVNQYNRDLLRCWNANMDIQFVVDAYSCIVYIISYISKAEREMGLLLANAQKEATQQGNLDAKEALRQLGSVFLHNREVSAQESVYRLTNMRLKEGSRKVQFIPTGENVVKMSLPLNVIRKKAECENEDEQGIWMNSITDRYKARPKTEVFAGMCLARFASEYRILCKSQSSCPGSVQLDRKLGFVKKRTRTDAAVVRYARFSPTKDPEKYYHSILQLFLPHYFDAQLKPSTFGSYQEFYETGCVKFLDELHSVKLVVESNMSSFEKESSAIDKAQEDLQLHGAMEDAWAEICPETERERLECLASKSNITPEMREQCDEIPDLLPRLSHYMLHDNPCGMSNQEALALLRSLNNKQSEIFYKIRNWCLQKARGENPEPFHVFISGPGGVGKSVLIKAIHYEAARILRQLSHNPDETHVLLTAPTGVSAYNIKAATIHTCFHIATDVKLPYEPLGDEKLNSLRAELGNLQILIIDEISMVDHKLLAYIHGRLRQIKQIGDYSAFGNVSIIAVGDFYQLCPVKGKALYTEGKGVNLWQNHFAMVELTEIMRQKDMEFAQLLNRLRKRKRGDAMLAEDITMLKQCVTGEGQDSTALHIYATNDEVDQHNYHMLRKICSDHVIIHAQDFERVAATGRLERKHGHHANVQKTCLLESLHVGVNARVMLLKNIDVSDGLVNGAFGTVSDIRFDTDEDFPSEIHITFDNEAAGKSLRGKKPCLKVGLDKATRIKPEEERVTNSGGTRRQFPLKLAWACTVHKVQGLTVDKAVVSLKKIFTAGQAYVALSRVTSLEGLIIEDFKETAIYAKQDIETAMQSMSVFIEPVMEVPSSCKILLHNVEGLTCHLDDIKKDRRPPSYNLTILQKNLMQLITRLDSVEGGKIIMGDFNENLLQLAPCFRGLQLGFRELALGLRQGGLRLDMVACCWRVV; translated from the exons ATGCCTCGCACCAAGGCGTCCAAGCGTTcagcagcagcgaagaagaggctGATGGACCGGCGGCGAGCTGCTGATAGTTTTGATGTGGCTATGACCGATGACGGGGTTatgtcttttcccccctaccGGAATACCAAAAAGATCACGACTGTGACTTTCCCGACGAGCCACGACCAACAACCTGAGCAGGCCGTACAGCCGCGGCCTGACTCTGTCATGGCTATGACTGACGGG gcacgTACTGTGAGAGGCTCCTTCCATCAAGGACACCCACGATTTGGAGTCAACAGTAACAAGCAATGTGTTGCTAATAGTTTGATTGCTATAGTGATGTGTAAGGTAAAGAATGTTTTAACCTGGTCAGTCACAGACATTGATCAAGTACTGCTGAATGGAGATGACCTCTACACtaccatcagagatgctgggAGAATTCGAGATGCTTCTGGGTATCTGTTCGTGAGAGATCTACCAACTGAGTACACATTGAATGGtgataaatttgaaataaactaccatgatgacatgtttgttggcttGTTTGGTGTGAGCGAATATGGAGATATGTGCAACATTCTCATGTCAGCTGATCAAGCG CAGCATCCAGATGGTAACTCCTCAGTCACCAGTCTCAACCAGTCTACCAGCATGTCAGACCATCCAGACGGTAACTCCTCAATGACCAGAGTCCAGCAGTTTGCCAGCATGTCAGAGAGCCAATATGGTGTGGTAAGGCCAAATGTGACAGACGATGCAGAACCTGAGGTTAATATGCACGTGGGCAATGAAG GGCGTGATACTGAATGTTGTGCCACACGATGCTCTGAAATTAACACACCATCTGAAATGGCATCAAGTCGTCGGAAACTGGAAACAGAAAAAAGACGGTATGATGTAAGTGACGTGTACAGGGAGCAACAACTTGCCAGAAAGATGAAGCGCTACCATGATGATGACGACTACCGAGACCGTGTTAAACAATCAG taaaaagcagaaatattGAAAAACGGACTAAAGAGAAGGATAACAGAAAAGACATTAACTATGTGATTGAACAGTTTAGACAGAAAATAAGTAAAGGCCCAGAATACATTTGTTCAGTGTGTCATCGAATGCTATTTAAACACCAAGTTCTGATTTGCAAGAAAGATGAGTACTTCAAAAAATCACAGGCAATTGCGGTAGTGGCATCACAGTGTATAACTGAGACATACTTGCATAATTGTGTAGATATGTGTTCTGATGATTGTAGCAGTGTTATTGGCCCTAGAGGTTCCTTGTGGATCTGCCACACGTGTCACAGAAAGATTCTTGATGGAAAACTGCCAGCAGAGAGTGTTGCAAACAATCTAGCTTTAGACCCAGTCCCTGTAGAGTTACAGGGTCTAAATTCACTGGAACAGCATCTGATTGCTATGCATATTCCTTTCATGAGAATTgtgtctttgccaaaaggtggacaaaatggtgttcatggtcctgTGACTTGTGTCCCATCTAGTGTTCCAAATGTAGCTGAAGTTTTACCAAGAGTcaacaatgatgaccttatgATACGTGTAAAGTTGAAGCGGAAGTTAACTTACAAAGggcattacaaatatgaatttgtgcatccagaaaaaataaagaaggcttTGTTGTATCTTACAGAGAATAATAAATTTTACAGCAATGTGGAGTTCAACGATGACTGGATCAATCCCCTGCAGAAAACTAAAGAAATGCCTGGTGATGTAAGTGACATACATGCTAATGAAGactgtaatgaaaataacatagaggatgaggaaatggatgaaactttgcatgatagacaacaacatggcatgtatatggatacgtgtcttcaacctgtagacatagcacaagagatcttggatcagcactttgatggaatcatgtctatggcacctgcagaaggaaacaatccagtgaggcttctaactgatgagtcaaatgaagctaaatgttttccagtccttttcccaaaaggaacaggtacttttcatgacagaaagaaggaaaaactgacactgtgtaggtatttaaatacaagaattcttaatgcagatggacgttttggaaaaaacttagactatatattttatgggcagtatttgtctgagcttcagcaggttgtgtcaaatgtgtcaatTGCTGTGAGAAAAGGCTATGATGCACGTGATAAGTGTCCTGtcacatcagaaactttgacaaataaggagtctctacaaaagatgttcaattttgatgaaggttataaatttctaagaccaatcagaggcacccctgttttttggcaaagCGTTCAGAAAGATCTGTTTGCGATGGTAAGACAGCTTGGCattcccacatggttttgctccttttcttctgctgatttaCGCTGGACAGAACTGATGACAGTAATCTTCAAACAAGATGGCATAGATGCATCAAGTGCTGAGCTCGACTGGTCAGAAAGGTGTGCACTGTTGAAAAATAatcctgtgacagctgccagaatgtttgactatcgattccactgcttcctgaaagatgtcatcatgtcagaagcacaacccattggcaaaatagttgattatttctacagaatagaatttcagcaacggggatcacctcacactcactgtttgttttgggtggaagatgcacctaaggttggcaaagatgatgaagatgaggtatcagctttcattgatcaatatgtgacatgtgaaatgccagTGGGTGacgatgaaatgcatgaaattgtatgtagtgtacagcaacatagtaagaggcactcaaaaacatgcaagaaaaaagggaaaacttgtagattcaatttcccacgtcctccaagcaacagaacatttgtgtcatcatgcaaagttggagatggtgagacagacagacagcccctgaaaaaagaGGTAGCAGACGCTATCatgaaaaaagtgaaggatgcTGTACTAAACCCTGAGGCCAACTATGACTCTGTTGATTCCTTATTTAGTACAATTGGTATCAGTCAGGAAATGTTTGAAGCTGCGTACTcaagaatcacaaagaaaactaccattgttcttaagaggagaccatgtgaagtgtgggtgaaccaatataacagagaccttctacgctgttggaatgcaaacatggacattcagtttgtggttgatgcatattcatgtattgtgtacatcatttcctacatttccaaagctgagagagagatgggactgctactggcaaatgctcagaaagaggccacccagcaaggtaaccttgatgcaaaagaagctcttcggcaacttggcagtgttttcctgcacaatcgtgaagtttcagctcaagaaagtgtttatcgtctgactaacatgaggttgaaagagggatcacggaaggtgcagtttatcccaactggagaaaatgtggtaaaaatgagccttccattgaacgtcatacggaagaaagctgagtgtgagaatgaggatgaacaaggaatttggatgaacagtatcactgatagaTATAAAGCCAGACCAAAAACAGAAGTGTTTGCAGGAATGTGCCTGGCAAGATTTGCATCTGagtacagaatactatgtaagtCTCAGAGCTCATgccctggaagtgtgcagttggacagaaaattaggatttgtgaagaaaaggacacgcacagatgcagctgttgttcggtatgctcgcttttcacccacaaaggacccagaaaaatattaccacagcattttgcaactttttctgccacattatttcgatgcacagttaaaaccttctacttttggcagttaccaggAATTCTATGAGACTGGTTGTGTCAAATTTCTtgatgaattgcattcagtgaaactggttgtggagtcaaacatgtcaagttttgaaaaggaatcaAGTGCAATAGACAAAGCTCAGGAAGACCTACAGCTGCATGGTGCAATGGAAGATGCTTGGGCAGAGATTTGTCCAGAGACTGAACGTGAACGGTTAGAGTGTCTTGCCAGCAAATCCAACATTACACCAGAAATGAGAGAACAATgtgatgagataccagatttgttaccaaGACTGAGTCACTATATGTTGCAtgacaatccttgtggtatgtccAACCAGGAAGCGTtggctttgcttcgctcactgaataacaagcaaTCTGAGATCTTTTACAAAATACGAAACTGGTGTTTACAGAAGGCACGTGGTGAaaacccagaaccatttcatgtattcatatctggacctggaggcgtgggcaagtcagtcttgatcaaagcaataCATTATGAGGCAGCTCGTATCTTGCGTCAGTTGTCACATAATCCAGATGAGACACATGTGTTACTGACTGCTCCAACTGGAGTTAGTGCTTACAACATAAAAGCTGCAACGATACACACCTGTTTCCATATTGCAACAGATGTGAAGTTGCCATAtgaaccacttggagatgaaaaactaaattcattgagagctgaactgggaaacctgcagatattgattatcgatgaaatttcaatggttgatcacaagctgcttgcgtatattcatggcagattaagacaaatcaaacaaattggagattattctgcttttggaaatgtttcaatcattgctgttggagatttctaccaactttgtcctgtgaaagggaaagctttgtatactgagggtaaaggtgtgaatctatggcagaatcattttgctatggtggagctcactgaaattatgagacagaaagatatggagtttgcacagttgctgaatcgACTAAGAaaacgcaaaaggggtgatgcaatgctggCGGAAGACATCACTATGCTGAAACAATGTGTGACAGGCgaaggacaagacagtactgctcttcatatttatgcaaccaatgatgaagttgatcagcataactaccatatgctgcggaagatctgctcagaccatgtcatcattcatgctcaggattttgaaagggttgctgcaactgggagactggaaaggaaacatggacatcatgccaatgttcagaagacatgtctcctagaatcactacatgtaggtgtcaatgcacgagtaatgctgctgaaaaacatcGATGTTTCAGACGGCCTagtaaatggtgcatttggtacagtcagtgacatccgctttgatactgatgaggattttccatcagagatacACATCACATTTGACAATGAAGCAGCTGGAAAGTCACTCAGGGGAAAGAAGCCATGCCTCAAAGTAGGGTTGGACAAAGCTACACGAATTAAACCAGAGGAGGAAagagtgacaaacagtggtggaacacgacggcagtttccattgaaattagcttgggcttgtacagtacacaaggtacaaggtctgacagtggataaggctgttgtatcactaAAGAAGATATTTACAGCTGGACAAGCGTATGTCGCATTAAGCCGTGTGACTTCTTTGGAAGGCCTCATAATAGAAGACTTTAAGGAGactgctatatatgcaaaacaagacattgagactgcaatgcaaagcatgtcTGTGTTTATTGAGCCTGTCATGGAAGTGCCATCATCATGCAAAATTCTCCTGCATAATGTTGAAGGACTTACATGTCACCTGGATGACATAAAGAAAGACAGAAG accaccctCGTATAATCTGACAATCTTGCAGAAGAACCTGATGCAGTTGATCACTCGGTTGGACAGCGTGGAAGGTGGGAAAATCATCATGGGCgacttcaatgaaaatcttttgcaa CTGGCACCATGCTTTAGGGGGCTGCAGCTGGGCTTCAGAGAGCTGGCACTAGGGCTGAGGCAGGGGGGACTAAGGCTGGACATGGTGGCCTGTTGCTGGAGAGTAGTCTGA